A genomic window from Methylocystis iwaonis includes:
- a CDS encoding putative quinol monooxygenase, with protein sequence MAKLGLFVALEAKAGKEQQLAAFLKNALPLVEAEPATASWFAIQMGPSKFGIFDTFPDEIGREAHLSGEVAKALMARAPDLLAKAPSIEKLDVLAEKLQKPR encoded by the coding sequence ATGGCTAAGCTTGGACTGTTTGTTGCGCTTGAAGCCAAGGCTGGGAAAGAACAGCAGCTGGCAGCTTTTCTAAAAAATGCGCTACCTCTTGTCGAGGCTGAACCGGCCACGGCCAGCTGGTTCGCGATTCAAATGGGTCCGTCGAAATTCGGAATTTTTGATACCTTCCCGGACGAGATAGGGCGGGAAGCTCATCTGTCAGGAGAAGTAGCCAAAGCTCTAATGGCGCGTGCGCCGGATCTTTTGGCAAAGGCTCCGTCGATTGAAAAGCTCGACGTATTGGCGGAAAAGCTCCAAAAGCCTCGAT